In uncultured Cohaesibacter sp., the following proteins share a genomic window:
- a CDS encoding Crp/Fnr family transcriptional regulator yields the protein MKTILNTPIALKLSACIGLSEHELEILGQLLKQSRKIRVGQDLVQQGETNQAAFILMSGWVCSYKIQADGTRQIVDFQIPGDFLGVRSVLFHTSDHNIEPVTEVEVCEILIPRLLDTFAQHPRLAMALLWALSRDEAMVVEHLVNIGRRNPAERMAHFLLELGARLSLIGAGSKTGFTCPLTQPLLADALGLSAVHVNRVLRQLREVGMATFRDGQVVFDNYDRLVAFADFDSSYLDQAGPLLT from the coding sequence ATGAAGACTATTTTGAACACGCCAATCGCACTGAAACTAAGCGCTTGCATCGGGCTGTCAGAACATGAACTCGAGATTCTTGGGCAACTTCTCAAACAGAGCCGAAAAATTCGAGTTGGGCAGGATCTGGTGCAACAGGGCGAGACAAATCAGGCCGCCTTCATCTTGATGAGTGGCTGGGTGTGCTCCTACAAAATTCAGGCTGACGGAACCCGACAAATCGTTGACTTCCAGATACCAGGTGATTTTTTGGGTGTAAGAAGTGTTTTGTTTCACACTTCTGATCACAATATCGAGCCTGTAACAGAAGTTGAAGTATGTGAAATCTTGATACCTCGCCTACTCGATACCTTTGCTCAACACCCACGGCTTGCCATGGCTTTGCTCTGGGCATTGTCCAGGGATGAGGCCATGGTGGTCGAGCATCTGGTCAATATTGGACGTCGTAATCCTGCAGAGCGCATGGCCCATTTTCTTCTTGAGCTAGGTGCCCGCCTTTCTCTCATCGGAGCTGGCAGCAAAACCGGCTTTACCTGCCCGCTCACTCAGCCCCTTCTTGCCGACGCGCTGGGCCTGAGTGCAGTGCATGTCAATCGAGTCTTGAGACAGTTACGAGAAGTCGGAATGGCGACTTTTCGCGATGGACAGGTAGTCTTTGACAATTATGATCGCTTGGTCGCATTTGCTGATTTTGACTCATCTTACCTCGATCAGGCTGGCCCTCTGCTGACATAG